Part of the Geobacter pickeringii genome, GGTCGTTCTTCGCCACCACGAGGACCCCGGAGGTATCCTTGTCGATCCGGTGGACGATGCCGGGGCGCAGTTCCCCACCCACCCCCGAGAGGTCGGTGCAGTGGGCGATGAGGGCGTTGACCAGGGTGCCGGTGGGATTTCCCGCCGCGGGATGGACCACCATTCCGGCCGGCTTGTTCACCACCACCACGTCACCGTCCTCGTAGAGGATGTCGAGGGGAATCTCCTCTCCCACAGGGGTTGCCGCCACCGGTGGCGGCACCTCCACCACCACCCGCTCTCCCCCCTTGAGCTTCAGAGAGGGCTTGGCCACCTCCCCCGCCACCGACACCCGCCCCTCCTCGATGAGACGCTGGGCCGCCGAGCGGGTGAGCCCCTCAACGGAGCGGGCCACGAACTGGTCGAGCCGCTCCGGCTCTCCTTCGGTGGAAACTGTCAGTTCAAACCGTGATTCCATGACACCTCAAGAAACAGCGAAGGCGCGACCCGCGAGCCGCGCCTTGCCCGAACGATGGGATACCATCGGGAGCTACCAGATGGGGGACTCGATCTTCCCCGCCCGCTTGATGAGGACATCCACCAGGGCGAGATCGTAGATCGCGGCGGAGGCCAGCTCGGGCGCGACCCGCGACAGGAAATGCTGACGCCCCTCTTCGATGTCCTCGGCCAGGAGCTCGAAGATGTTGTCATCCTTGATCCCCCGCTCCACCTTTTCGCGGTTGTAGATCGCAATGTCCGAAATGATGGCGCGGGCAAGCCGCCGTGCTTGGTCAGGATTGTCAATAAGACTCATGGAGCGTCCCCTGTATCGTTGTTAACATCCGCCCCGCTACCGCAGCGGAAGAGAGAAGTAGATGCTCGCATCGCCGCGCCGCACCAGAAGGACCGCCGCCCCGCGGTGCTGGGCGTCGCGCATGGCGCGGTCGTATTCGGCACGGTTGGCGACCCGCTTCCGGTTGACGGCGACGATGAGGTCCCCCGGCCGTATCCCCGCCTCGGCGGCGACGCTCCCCTCGTCCACGTCGGCAACCATGACGCCGGTGGCGCCCCGGCGCAGCATGTCGGGAGGAAGGTCCTCCACGGCCAGTCCGAGGGAATCGGGCTCCCCTCCGGAGGGCCGGACCCCGCGGGCATCCTGGCTGTCGGCACTGGCCGCAGTCACCGTCAGTTTCACCTCGTGCCCTTCGCGGGAAACGGTGACCGGCACCTTTTTCCCGGGCGGAGTATCGGCCACCACCCGCTGGAGGTGCTGGGCGTCCTTGATCTCCGTGCCGTCGAACGTGAGGATGACGTCCCCCTGGCGGATTCCCCCCTTCGCGGCGGGCCCTCCTTCCAGGATGTCACTCACCAGCACTCCGCGGGGTCTCTTGAGGCCGAACTCCTTGGCCAGCTCCTCGGTGACCGGCTGGATCGTCACGCCGAGCCAGCCGCGGGTCACCTTCCCCTTGCCGACGAGCTGGGTGATGATCTGCTTCGCCATGTTGATGGGGATGGCAAAGCCGATCCCCTGACCGGCGGCGACAATGGCGGTGTTGATCCCGATCACCTCGCCGTAGACGTTGAGCAGAGGCCCCCCCGAGTTCCCCGGGTTGATGGAGGCGTCGGTCTGGATGAAATTCTCGTAGGTTTCGATCCCCATGTTGGAGCGGCCGGTGGCGGAGACCACCCCGACGGTGAGAGTCCGGTCGAGGCCGAAGGGGTTGCCGATGGCGATGGCCCACTGCCCCACCTGGAGCTTGTCGGAATCACCGAGGACCGCCACGGGGAGGCTCTCCTTGGCACCGATCTTGATGACCGCGATGTCGGTCTTCGGGTCGCTGCCGATGACCCGCGCCTCGTAGACGCTCTCGTTGGAGAGCTTCACCTGGATGCTCTCGGCATCGCGCACCACGTGGTCGTTGGTGACGATCAGGCCATCCTTGTTGATGATGAAGCCGGAGCCGAGGCTCCGGTCCCGGCGGTACCGGGGACGGTTGCCGAAGAATTCGTTGAAGAAGGGGGAGAGTTCGAACAGGGGCTGTTCGACCTTCTTC contains:
- a CDS encoding DegQ family serine endoprotease — translated: MNFRRMFLIGLVILSSITACKKKEEKLFYESGRTDAPVKEVPKDILASQQAFVEVSKKVNPAVVNISTISRKKVEQPLFELSPFFNEFFGNRPRYRRDRSLGSGFIINKDGLIVTNDHVVRDAESIQVKLSNESVYEARVIGSDPKTDIAVIKIGAKESLPVAVLGDSDKLQVGQWAIAIGNPFGLDRTLTVGVVSATGRSNMGIETYENFIQTDASINPGNSGGPLLNVYGEVIGINTAIVAAGQGIGFAIPINMAKQIITQLVGKGKVTRGWLGVTIQPVTEELAKEFGLKRPRGVLVSDILEGGPAAKGGIRQGDVILTFDGTEIKDAQHLQRVVADTPPGKKVPVTVSREGHEVKLTVTAASADSQDARGVRPSGGEPDSLGLAVEDLPPDMLRRGATGVMVADVDEGSVAAEAGIRPGDLIVAVNRKRVANRAEYDRAMRDAQHRGAAVLLVRRGDASIYFSLPLR